The genomic stretch TTACCTACAGCATAATCGGCGGGCACAGTAAGCTTGGTGACATTGGCTTTTTTCAATTGCATGATGTGGCGCGCCGTAATGCGGCGTCCTTCTTCAACTATCACTTCGCCATTGGCTTCAATTGGAAATGTGGCAGTGTCGCCGCGTAGACGTTCTGGCACTAAATGCAAGACTAAATCGTTCTGATGAAATTCAAACGTATCGGTATCAAAAAATAAATCGAGAATTTGTTCGGTGGTATAACCTTGCGCACGCAAAATAATCGAAGCAGGTAGTTTGCGACGACGATCGATACGCACGAATAAACAATCTTTGGGATCGAATTCAAAATCGAGCCACGAACCGCGGTAAGGAATGACGCGCGCAGAGAATAATAGTTTACCTGAGGAGTGCGTTTTTCCGCGATCATGATCGAAAAATACCCCGGGTGAGCGATGTAATTGAGAAACGACAACACGTTCTGTACCGTTAATAATAAAGGTACCTGTATTGGTCATTAATGGCAATTCACCCATGTAGACTTCTTGTTCTTTGATATCTTTGATGGATTTGCTGCCCGCTGGTGCGTCTTTATCGTAAATGACTAAACGAACTTTGACGCGCAAGGAAGAACCATACGTTAAACCACGCATTTTACATTCGCGTACGTTAAACGTGGGCTTGCCTAATTTATAATCGACGTATTGGAGTTCAGCATTGCCAGAATAGCTGATGATCGGAAAGATCGATAAAAATGCTGCATTTAAGCCAATATTCTGACGATCGGCATGTTTAGTATGCAATTGCAAAAACTGATCGTAAGAATCCAATTGAATGGATAATAAATAAGGGACTACCATCGTGGTGGGATGTTTACCAAAATCACGACGCACACGTTGCTTTTCAGTAAAAGAATACGGAGCTATTGCTGCCATTAGAGTTCCTCACGCTTAACAGACGAATTTTAGGGGTAGTGATCATACTCATAAAAATACGCTGCGTTAAAAATACAAAAACTGGCCTTCACGAGATTTATTTCGTGAAACCAGAAAATATTTTTTTAAAAATGATCGTTGGGTCATTGATCACTAACAAATTTTTACTGCCTAGATTACTGAGTCACGTGTTTCTATGATATCACCACAGAAACACCGGTTAAAATTATCCAGTTACTGATGACTCAGCAACTGGATAGGAAGTACCTTATTTAATTTCAACTTCAGCACCAGCTTCCACCAGTTGCTTTTTAATATTTTCAGCGTCGGCTTTGCTAACAGCTTCTTTCACTGTTGCAGGCACGCCTTCAACCATGTCTTTAGCTTCTTTCAAGCCAAGGCCAGTAATTGCGCGAACGACTTTAATTACATTCACTTTATTATCGCCAAAGCTCTTCATGACAACATCAAACTCGGTTTGTTCTTCTTGAGCAGCAGCGGCGCCCGCACCTGCAGCAGGAGCTGCAACAGCGACGGCAGCTTGTGCGCTCACGCCAAATTTTTCTTCCATAGCAGAGATGAGTTCAACAACTTCCATCACGCTCATGTTTGCAATTGTATCTAAAATTTCTTCTCTAGAAACGGCCATTGTATTTTACTCCAAAAAATGTATTTAACCAATTAGTTATAACTAATTTGACTGTTGCTTTTGATCGCGGATTGCAGCGACCGTACGCGCCAACTTGGCATGAGGTTCTGCCAGAGTGCGAACAAATTTTTCGATCGGCGCTTTCATGACTCCCATCAATATCGCAATTGCTTCATTGTAGGTTGGTAATTTTGCCATGGCTTCAAGTTGATTGGCTTGCATCAACTTACCACCCATTGCTAGCGCAGTGACGGTTAATTTGTCATGAGCTTTACCAAAGTCACGTAATAAACGCGCAGCACTACTGGGTTCTGCTTTTGATAATGCAATCAAAAGAGGTCCTGTTAATGCTTCACTCAGACAAGCGAATTCCGTATCTTGGAATGCGCGTTTTGCCAAAGTGTTACGAACGACGCGTAAATAAACACCAGATTCCCGCGCTTTTGCACGCAATTCTGTCATTTCGCCGACTTCTAATCCACGATATTCAGCTAGCACAGCCGCTTGCGCTTGACGAGCAACTTCAGCGACTTCGCTAACGATTGCTTTTTTCTCAGCAAGGCTTAGTGCCATTGATTATCTC from Legionellales bacterium encodes the following:
- the rplL gene encoding 50S ribosomal protein L7/L12, translated to MAVSREEILDTIANMSVMEVVELISAMEEKFGVSAQAAVAVAAPAAGAGAAAAQEEQTEFDVVMKSFGDNKVNVIKVVRAITGLGLKEAKDMVEGVPATVKEAVSKADAENIKKQLVEAGAEVEIK
- the rplJ gene encoding 50S ribosomal protein L10, with the protein product MALSLAEKKAIVSEVAEVARQAQAAVLAEYRGLEVGEMTELRAKARESGVYLRVVRNTLAKRAFQDTEFACLSEALTGPLLIALSKAEPSSAARLLRDFGKAHDKLTVTALAMGGKLMQANQLEAMAKLPTYNEAIAILMGVMKAPIEKFVRTLAEPHAKLARTVAAIRDQKQQSN
- the rpoB gene encoding DNA-directed RNA polymerase subunit beta (DNA-dependent RNA polymerase catalyzes the transcription of DNA into RNA using the four ribonucleoside triphosphates as substrates; beta subunit is part of the catalytic core which binds with a sigma factor to produce the holoenzyme), whose translation is MAAIAPYSFTEKQRVRRDFGKHPTTMVVPYLLSIQLDSYDQFLQLHTKHADRQNIGLNAAFLSIFPIISYSGNAELQYVDYKLGKPTFNVRECKMRGLTYGSSLRVKVRLVIYDKDAPAGSKSIKDIKEQEVYMGELPLMTNTGTFIINGTERVVVSQLHRSPGVFFDHDRGKTHSSGKLLFSARVIPYRGSWLDFEFDPKDCLFVRIDRRRKLPASIILRAQGYTTEQILDLFFDTDTFEFHQNDLVLHLVPERLRGDTATFPIEANGEVIVEEGRRITARHIMQLKKANVTKLTVPADYAVG